The Streptomyces sp. NBC_00224 genome contains the following window.
GCACGGTGGCGCCGCGCGCCGTCGGCGGCCCGCGTACCCGCGGTGCTTTCATGAGCGCACTCCATGCGACGCGGGTGCGCCCGACCGGGCGTGCCCACCGATTCCTGACTGCTGTCGAGGTGATGTACGGATGGGTCGAGCGGCGGCCGTGACCGCCGAACTCCTCGCGTGGTGGCTACTGCTGATGGCCGCGTGGCTGGTGTTCATCAGTACGGTCGACGCCCTGGAAGGGTTCGTCGGGGCCGGGTGCGCCCTGCTGGGGGCGTTCGCGGCCTGCGCGGCCCGGCGGGCGATGAGCGACCGGTGAACGGGTGGCTGTGGGCCGCGACCGTACTGCTCGCGGCGGGGTTCGGGCCGGTGGTGTGGGCCGTCGCGTCCGGGCCGGTGGGGCGCAGGGTCGTCGCCCAGAACTTCGGCACGTCGGCCGTCTGCCTGGTCATGCTGCTGCTCGCCCAGGGCTACCAGCGGCCGTCGTACACCGATCTCTCCCTGGTGCTCGCCGTGCTCGGCCCGGTCGGCACCCTGGTGTACGCACGGCTGCTCGCCGACGACCTCTCCCCCCGTCCGCCGCACACCCGGGTGCTGACCGCGACAGCCGCCCTCGCCACCACGGCGGTGGTCGTGGCGGTGTGCGCGGCCACGGGACCGGGCCGGGCCATGGTGAAACTCCTGGTGACCGGGGCGCTCCTGGTCGCCGGGAACGTCATCGCGTCCCGGGCGGTGTCGGGCGGTTACCAGAGCGCGGAGGCGGG
Protein-coding sequences here:
- a CDS encoding MrpF/PhaF family protein; its protein translation is MNGWLWAATVLLAAGFGPVVWAVASGPVGRRVVAQNFGTSAVCLVMLLLAQGYQRPSYTDLSLVLAVLGPVGTLVYARLLADDLSPRPPHTRVLTATAALATTAVVVAVCAATGPGRAMVKLLVTGALLVAGNVIASRAVSGGYQSAEAGSHG